The segment GCGTCGCCGCGGTAGCGGAGCTGCTTGCTGGGCGCGCGCCATTGTCCTGGCGGCGTGAGGTCGCCAGGACTACCACCGCTTCCGAATCATTCAGGGCGGGGCACCGCGTGCGCGGGCGGAAGCCCGGCGCTGCAACGCCTCAAACGACAACCGGCCCTCCTCGACGTCCCAGACGACCAGCTCGCCATCAAGGACCAGACCGGGCGGCAACTGCTCGACGGCAGCGGCCACCAGATCCGGCCACCGGTCCTGGACCAGCGCCCCACGCCGGCTCTGCACCACCACCATGCCGCCCGGCCCGGCCGGGGTGAACAGCAGCACCCGGTGCCCGTCCAGCTTCTGCTCGTACGCCACCCGCGCCCGCACAGCAGCCGGGCCCGGCACCGACTCCACGGCCTACGCCAGCATCGGCTCCACCGGCGGCCTGAGCACCATCCCCGAGGCCTTCCCTTCAGCTCACCCCTTCGCCTTCCAGGGTCAGCCAGACCGGGCCGAGGCGACCCGGCCAGACGGCCCTCGCATCACCCCATCCGAGGGCCGCCACTGGCCCGTCGGAGGCGATCTCAGGCCCGACTGCGGCACGGTGACAAGCCATGCGCCACCGGCCTCTCCCTCTGCTTGCCACGCTACTTGCGCCACCAGACCCACACCCGGTGCAAATCTGCACCAAGGCATCCCGGAAAAACGTCGTGACCTGTCACCACCAAAAGCGCGGCAAGCCTGTCACCGCAACAGCCCTCTGAGCCCATCACCAGTACAAACGGCACACCACAGTCAGTGACATCATGCCGCTCCCCCAGTGGCAACGAACCGCAAATTCGGGTGGCTTGCGTCGTACCGGGCCGGGACCACGTCGTACGGCTTCGGAGGGCCATGCTCTCTACCGCAAGGGGGAGCACGGTGTCAGCGGTATGCCTGATACGGATCCGCCGCCACCCGGTCGTAGGAATCGTGGGCCTCCTCGGACTGGGGATGCTGTGCCGGAGAGGGCTGGTGGGATGGTGCGGGCGATAGGTGACGGGCTGGAGCGGCTCCTGTACACGCGGCCGGTACCGGTGACGACGGCGGATCAGCTGAAGGCGTTGCTGCGGTGGGAGCGGGGCTCCACCCGGCAGGTCGCCGCCGTCCTGGGCGTGTCCCAGCGGACCGTCCAGCGCTGGGTGACCCCCAAGCCGGGAAGCCAAGGACGCCCGAACCCCGGCCACGAGCAGAAGATCGCGGAACTCGTGCGGGCCCGCTGGCAGCCGCTGATCCGCGCCCGCCGGCGGGCCGCGGCGGAGGCCGGCGGTGTGGTCGTCCACACCCGGGCCCGGTTCGGGTTCAAAGCCGGTGGCGGCAGCTCCGACGACCCGCGCATGCGGCGCGTCACCGGGCGCCTGAACGGGGCGGTGACACAGCAGATCTTCGCCGCGCTGGACGCTTGTGCCAGCGAGGAGCAGCACAAGCTGATCCTCGGCCGTGCGCTGGGACGCCGGCCCCAAACCCGGTCACCTACGTCACCAACCCCCTTGTGTGGACGGACCCGCTGGGTCTGACACCAAAGGAGGCTCAGGAACGGAAGGCCCTCCCCCCAGCACGGCGTGAACCCCCACACCTTGAGGGATCGCCGATCGTCGCGCGCTTCGCGCAGCCCGGCGAGGAGTTCAACATGGTGATCTCTGCCGGTCAGACGCGGCCAGGCGGGTTCGGTACCTTCGATGACGTCCCCAACCAGCAGTTCGTTCGCGATCAGCTCGCCGTTCGCACTGACTGGAAGGAGGACATCTCACTTCTGCAGCGCTATCGGATCTCTGATGGTGATCCGGTCCTCGTCCAGGAGAGCATCATCGGGCCCCAGGTAGACCCCAAGCTGGGCCCGCTTCCAGGCGGGGGAACACAGGTAGAGATCATGGAATTCACAGACCGAGCCCGGCTGATCCCAGTCGGGCCGCCCAAGGAGATTCCGCAGTGACAACAGAGCACAATCACGACCTCGTGGTCAGCTGGAAGCAAGGTGACACCACTGTCCGCTGGGACAGCCCTGCCGGGAATGTGGAGAAGTCCTACGAGCTTCCCCCTCAGGCAGTCGTGGCATGGCGCGAGTACGACCAGGACTGGGTGGTGGTAGTGGAAGGGATCAACGCCGCACCCTTCAGCCCATCTGACAACGCGGTGGTCTACAGCGCCGACGGCACCGAGCGCGTGCGCCTCCAACCGCCGCGCGACCTGGTGCCGAACCCGGAGGATGTCCACGGCTTCTACGATGCGTTCCCTCAGCACGGGCGCCCACTCATGATCATGGTCACGCGCAACGCAGGGGACTTCCACGGCCGCATCGACCTGGAAACCGGCGAGATCGTGGACACCAACACCTGGCGCTGAACCGGTAAACCTCTCTTCCTACAGCTGCAGAAGGGCCGCGACGTCTGCTTCTGCTCAGATTGCCGTTCACCGCGTCAGTCACTGGCCCGACCCCGACCAGACCGGGCAGCGTCCGTCTCCTACGCTCTGCCCGTGGATGGATATCAGGGCCTGACCGCATTGATCGAAGGAGCTGAACAGCTCCAATGCGGGCTGCCAGAGCCTATGCCCCGCTGAGGTCGCTGGCGGCGACCTCGTCGCCGCCAGCGGAAGCACACGCCTCAGCCCTCATAACCCAGCTGTACGGTCAGCGCCCGGAGCATCAGCGGGCCCCGGCGGATGAACGGGCCCGGTCTTCGAGGAGGGCCGCCAGTGCCTTACGGTCCACCTTCCCGTTGCGGCTCAGAGGAAGGGTCTCCAGGACCACGCAGCGGCGGGGGATCTTGAACTCCTCGATCTGCTCCTGCATACGTTCCAGGACGACCTGCGGTTCCAGGTCGCTGACCACAGCGAGCAGCGCCGACTTCTTCCCCGCCGGCGGGAGGACTGCGGCGGAGACGACCTCCGGGATCCGGTGGGCTGCGGCCTCCACCTCGGTGGCGCTAACCCGGAAACCCCGCTCCTGTGAGCGTTCACGTTTTTCCCATCTCGGGTGGTTTGAGCGTCATGTAATTCCTCATTCCGACTTCTTCTAATTGGCCATGGGTACGACGGAGTTCGGGATCGAGGGACCTGGTCATCGCGGAGGCGTGTGGGCGGCCCTGGGCCTGTGGTTCGGAAGGCCGATG is part of the Streptomyces katrae genome and harbors:
- the tpg gene encoding telomere-protecting terminal protein Tpg, giving the protein MVRAIGDGLERLLYTRPVPVTTADQLKALLRWERGSTRQVAAVLGVSQRTVQRWVTPKPGSQGRPNPGHEQKIAELVRARWQPLIRARRRAAAEAGGVVVHTRARFGFKAGGGSSDDPRMRRVTGRLNGAVTQQIFAALDACASEEQHKLILGRALGRRPQTRSPTSPTPLCGRTRWV
- a CDS encoding AMP-binding enzyme, whose translation is MEAAAHRIPEVVSAAVLPPAGKKSALLAVVSDLEPQVVLERMQEQIEEFKIPRRCVVLETLPLSRNGKVDRKALAALLEDRARSSAGAR